The window TCGCCACCCAGGGGGCCGCGGACGGAACCAGTTCGATCGCTTCGTGCACGAGGGCGTCCCCCCGGTAGGCCAGCGCGCCGAACCCCACCCAGACGCCGAGGTAGCCGAGGACGAGCCGGCGCAGCAGGGCGTTGCAATCCGACCGCCCCGCCACCATGCGCCGGAAGAGATGCACGAGGGGCAGGCTGCTCGGCAGCATCATCGCGATCGTCATCAGGGTCCACCCGACGACGAAAAGGCCCAGCCGGAAGACCGGGGGGAGGGAGAGGGTGCGGTCGCCGATGATCACCCGGTGGCTGAGCAGCCCCGCGAAGGGCGAGGCCCCCCACACCGCGAGCGCGACCCACGCCAAGGCCACGAGAGCCCCGACGGAAAGCCGGTACCAGCGCGTGTCATCCGGTGTCCGGATTGCTCCGATCATCTCTCCGTACTCCTCTCCCGACCCATTATCCCTCGAACCGGAAGTTTCCCAGCACCGCGTTCCGGTTGGTGAACTCCCAGGCCATCTTGTGCTGGGGGATGTTCACCCGATGCGCCGTCGCCTTGCCGACGAACGCGGGGGAACCGGGGATCGTGCTGA of the bacterium genome contains:
- a CDS encoding DUF2182 domain-containing protein: MIGAIRTPDDTRWYRLSVGALVALAWVALAVWGASPFAGLLSHRVIIGDRTLSLPPVFRLGLFVVGWTLMTIAMMLPSSLPLVHLFRRMVAGRSDCNALLRRLVLGYLGVWVGFGALAYRGDALVHEAIELVPSAAPWVATVLLLTAGIYQFTPLKQMCLEKCRSPYSFIVEHWRGREARDALQLGARHGLFCLGCCWTLMLLMFAIGGANLGWMLGLGAVMAAERTTRWGHHLTRPLGVALGVWALLHLAGIAPFPST